Part of the Subtercola frigoramans genome, GGGCCTTCTTCGCCGCTACAGCGACACCGTGACTCTCATCACCAACGGCATCGATCTCGATCCCTCAGAACGATCTCGACTCGAGGCCTTCGACATTCATGTCGTGACGGGCAACGTCTCCCACCTCATCGGTGGTGCGCCGGCGACGCTTACCGGGGTTGGTCTCATGAGCGGTGACGCAGTCACTGCCGATGCTGTCTTCATAGCGCCACCCCAGCGGGCCCACGACGAACTCCTCAAGGGACTCGGCTGCGAGACCAATGAGATCACCGGCCTTGTCAGCGCGGACGCCTTCGGGCAGACCAGTGTGAGTGGAGTATGGGCCGCCGGAAACGTGGTGACCCCAAGCGCCCAAGTCATCACCGCCGCCGGTGCCGGCAGCGCGGCCGCCATCTCGATCAACGGATGGCTTCTCAACACAGACCTCGACGCCGCGACCGCGGCGCGACCATAACCGGGACCCCGGTTCACAAAACAAAGGAAACAACAATGTCACTCCCCACACCAACCACCGCAACCGCGAAGCCCTCGGCACCCAAACCGCCATCCGTCCACGCCAGGGCGCTGATCACGTGGATCGCGATCTTTCCACTCGTCACGGTGGGCTTCTTCGCCATCGCACCGTTCGCTTCTGACTGGAACCCCGTGCTGCGCGCCTTCGTCCTCTCGGTCGTCGTCGTTCCCGTTGCGGTGTACCTCGTAGTGCCGCAGCTGATGCGGCTGTACGGAAGAGTTCGCGCCGCGCGAAGCTGATTCATGCGGTCTGGCGCGCCAGCCAGGCCGGACCGGGCACCTGATCGGCGCGCAAAACGCGTCGGGTATTCCACCCGTTGCTCAGATGCGAGCCTCGGCTGCGAAGCCCACAGACGATCTGAAACCGCGCGTTATCAGCCAGACGGCGAAGAAGAGTTCAAACAGTCCACCGGGGACGGTGGAGATGATACCCACGCCCGCGACACCGGAAAGCTCCAGGATGCAGCCCGTGGCGAAGGATGCGTAGCCGACGAAGCCCCACACAGAGAGAAACCGGGGTACGAGCCGTGATCGGTAGAGAGCAACGCAAAACACCAGGCTGCCGATACTCAGACCGGCCATCGCGACACTGTACGCGAGGAAGTTCATGTGGGCCGATCCCCGAAGCAGGAAGAGTGCGCCCGCGGCGAGAAATACGCCCTCGAAGAGGCGAGCTGTCAGGTACACGACTGCGACCGCCGGCGCGTGTGGGCGAAGTATCGGGACTAACAGAATTCCGATCACGATGACGGCCACGGAGTTGAGCAGCATCATGATCACGCCGGAGATCATCAGCACTCCATTCGTGGCCGCCAGTGCGACAGAGCTGCCGATGCCGTAAAGGAGGAAGGCGGCGAGCATGAGCCCGCCGACGGTGCGTGCGATGGTGCGAGTGTTCTTCATGATTCTTCCTGTCTCAGAGAATGCCTTCACCATACGGCGTAAGGTCGAATGGCATGACGATACCATACGTTGTAAGGTGAGGTCTATGGGCAGCGCAGAAACACGAAAACCGGTCACCCGTGAGCGAGCAATCCGAGTGGCGATTGAGCTCGCTGATGCCGGTGGTATCGAGTCACTGAGCATGCGCAAGCTCGCTGCTGAACTCGGAATCGAAGCAATGTCGCTCTATTACCACGTGAAAAGCAAAGACGACATCCTCGATGGGATGCTCGATGTTGTCTACTCGGAATTCTCGACTCCTCGGGCGGGCGATCCCTGGCGCCCCGCAATGCGCACCCGGGCGGAATCGACCCGCACGGTGCTGTCGCGGCATCCCTGGGCCATCAGCATGAAAGCGCGGACCTCCCCCGGCCCGGCAACTCTTGGTCACCTGGACTCGGTGATCGGCTGCCTCACCGCCTCAGGATTCTCGATGACCATGACCGCTCACGCGATGTCAGTCCTCGACAGCTATGTTCAGGGATTCGCCCAGCAGGAGGCAGCGCTGCCACTTGACCCGTCGGGCGACATCAGCTCAGCGACGGATGACATCATGGCGCAACAGGTAGCCATGGCAGAGGCGTTCCCCCACCTTGCTGACATGGCTGTGCGCCTGATCCTGCAACCGGGGTACGCCTACGCGAACGAATTCGACTTCGGGTTGACGCTGATCCTCGACGGTCTCGAGTCGGCGCACGCAGCGCAGGGGGGCACCTGATCGTCGGGCTCGCCGCAGCAGCAAACGACTGCCAGCACAGCTCGGATCAGGCAGCGAGGTGGAAGGTGGTCGCGAAGCGGTCGAGGAGCTCGTTGCGGCCACCGAGAACCTGCACGACGCCGGTTGTGATCGCGCGATCGGGGGTGAGCTCGCCGGAGATGAGCCGGCGGATGTCGGCACCCGCGGCAAAGGCGAGGTCGGCCGGGCCGCCACCACGCACGACATCCAGGTCAGACCCCTCCACCCGGATGAACAGTTCCACCGTGCCGAGCCTCGCCGCGTAGGCCGTCGGCGGCAGGCTCGCGGCCACCAGCGGCTGGAAGGCCGTGCGCAGATCCATGGTCATCGAATCCGGGGTGATGATCTGCGCCTCGCGTGGCTCCCCCATCGCCTTGAAGCCCCAGGCTCCGAGAGCGAGGATGACCGGCTCGAGTTCGCGGCCATACGGAGTCAGCTCGTACACGATCACACGCGAGTGCGGCACACGGCGGATGACGCCGCCTGCCTGCAGCTCCTTCAGGCGTGCCGCCAGGATGTTGCTCGGGATTCGGGCAAGCCCGCCGGCAAGTTCACCGTAGCGACGCGGCCCCACGAGCAGGTCACGGATGATCAGCAGCGCCCAGCGCTCTCCCACGAGTTCGAGCGCGCTGGAGACGCCGCCATACTGCCCGTAATCCCGTGCAGCCATCAGACCTCAGTCCTGCTGGGCCATCGCCGCTTCGGGGCCCTGGGCGGCGGCGACCGGGTCCATCCAGCCGAATTCGAGGAAGTTCCCGTCGGGGTCGTTCAGTTGGCGCTGGTACATGAATCCGTAATCTGAAGCCGGTTTGGGTTCGACCCCGCCGGCGGCCACCCCGTTGGCCACGGCCGTGTCGACAGCATCCCGACTCTCGAGGAAGATCGCGGTCGAGACCGTTGGGCTCACCGCCGGGTCGCCGATCGGAAGGTCGGTGAAGGTCTGGAAGTACTCGCGGGTCAGGATCATGAAGTAGTTGTGATCTTCTTCGACCACGACACAGGCCGCGTTGTGGTCGGAGAAGAGCGGGTTGATGGTGAATCCGACCGCCGTGTAGAACGACTTGGCGCGCTCCAGGTCTGTGACGGGCAGGTTGACGAACATTGTCGGCATGGTGAATCCCTCTCGATGGTCTGTCGCGTGCGAAGTGCCTTAACACTTGCAAAAAACAAGTGCCGCGTCAAGGCCTGCGTTCAGCTCGAGGAGGGCCGGTCATCCTTCAGCACGGTTGACGCGGCCGCGCCACCCGCCATGCCGGCGAGCACCGAGGTGAGGTCGAAGCCGGTGAGGTTCTTGACGAGCGCGGGCACGTCGCTGGCGATGTCGGTGATCTGCTGGCCGACGGCCGAGGCGCCGTCTTTGGAGATGACCGTGAAGTTGTCGATGCCGGCGAAGGCACCCGCGATGCTCTGGGCGATCTCAGGGAGGCGTTTGATGACCTCGATCGACGTTGCCGCGTTGCCGTAGCTCTCCATAGCCTGGGCCTGGGCTTTGATCGATTCGGCTTCGGCCAGACCCGCTGCACGGGTGATGGCGGCCTCTGCGAGCCCCCTGGCGTTGGTGGCGGCCGCATCGGCGTCGGCGGTCAGGGTCACCGAGGAGGCGGTCGCCTCTGCGTCGAGCAGGGCAGCCTTCTTGTTGGCCTCGGCGATTGTCTCCCGGCGGTAGGCCTCCGCTTCGGTGACCGCATTGGCACTCGAGCGCTGGGCTTCTGCTGCAAGGGTGACCGTGGCGGCCGACGCCTCGGCGTCGAGCACTGCAGCACTCTTGTTCGCCTCAGCGACGGTCTTTCGGCGGAACGCCTCGGATTCTGTGGCGGCGTTCGCGCTGTCACGCTGGGCATTGGCGTCTTGCACCTTGGCGTAGGCGGCGGCCTCGGCCGGCTTTCGGATGGAGATCTCGAGTCGTTCCTGCTCGACGAGGGCCTGCTCGGCGAGCGCCTGGCGCTCCTGCTCGGCGATGAGTCGATCCTGGTTGGCTTTGGCGAGCTGGCCGGAGGCGTCGGCCTCTGCCTGGGCGCGGTCGGTCTCCGACTTGATCGAGGCCTTCTTCAGGGCGAGTGCCTTGTCACGCTCTGCGACGCGCTCCTCCGACTCGATGCGGGCGAACTCGCTGGCCCGGAAGGCTTCGGACTGCGCCACGGCGGCCTCCTGCTGGGCCTTGGCCGTTTCGGCGGCCCCCAGGTTCGCGAGGTAGTTCGAGCCCGGCGTGGTCACGTCTTTGATGTTCAGGGTGTCGATGATGATGCCCTGTTCGGCGAAGTCGGCGCTGATCGACTTGACCACCAGCCCCTTGAACCGGGCACGGTCACTCGTGATCTCGCGAAAGGTGAGCTCGCCGATGATCGACCGCACGTGGCCCTCGATGGCGGCCGCGATGATGTTGGCGAGGTTCTTCTGGGTGCTCTGGAACAGCTGCGCGGCACGACGCACCGAGTCCGGGTCACCGCCGACGCGGAACTGGATCGCAACATCGACGTTCGTGTTGATGTAGTTGACGTCAGGGCCCTGCACGCTGAAACCGTGCTGGTACTGCTCAAGAGAGATTCGTTGGGTCTCGTTGACGATCGGCCAGATGAACGCCCGCTGGCCGATGACGACCTTCTGATTCTTCGTGTCGAGCGCAACCTCGTCGAACACCTGCGACCCGTTCTCGTCGAGCACGGGCTTTCCGCTGTCATCGAACCGCGGCGTGCGGATGGGCTTCGACTTCTGGTCCGCCCCGCCCTTCTGCCCGATGATGATGAGCGCCTCGTTGATGCCGACCTTCTTGATGCGCGATGCCGAGAACGCCAGGATCACCAGCACGGCGACGACGATCACGATGATCGGAATGAGGGGAATGCCGGTGAAGAGACTCGCGTCCACGCGTTAGCTGCTTTCTTTAGATGACGATGATTCAGTTATAACAACATAGGGGGCCACTCGTAGTGAACTGCCGGTGTGGCCGATCACCCGGACGCGCGTGCCCTCGGTGAGGATCTCAGCGCTCGTGGCGAGTCTGCGCCCCGATTCCCGGCTGTCTTCGACGTGCACCTCGCCCCCGGTCTCATCGACGTCGGAGGTGACGATCGCCGTCCGGCCGACGAGGGTGTAGTCGACGGTCGAGCCGCTGCTGATGCGCTGGAAGTAGCGCGTGAAGACGGCGCCGATTCCGAGGCTCAGAACTCCGGCTGCACCACCGATGACGTAGGCCGGCTGGGCTTCGGCGCCGCTTCCCAGCATGATGACACCCACTGCCCCGAAGATCGCCAGCGCGGCTCCGACCGGCGCAAGTGACAGCAGCCCGCCGGTCACGTCGAACAGGTCGAGCAGCCCGCCGAAGATGAGCCCGATCGCCATGAGTACGAGGCCGAGCGCGCCGACGACGACGAACACGACTCCCGGTGTCATGCGGCTACTGCGCTGCGGGCATCCATCTGAGCAGTCTGCCAGAATGCGGTCACCCGCGCGCGCCCACCGGAGGGTCGGTGATACCCGAAGCGCTCGTAGAATTGGGCGAGTGACTGACCGCTCGCCTGCCCCTGCCGAATCCGGCTGGATCCGCCGCCTGTGGCAGTACCTGCTCCGACACCGGCGGAGCCTCTACCTGTCGCTCGGCGCGGCACTGCTGGGCAGCGCCTGCCAGGTCGTCATTCCGCTGGTGGCCAGGCAGATCGTCGACAACGTCATTCTTGTACCCGACGCTCCCCTGCTGCCCTGGCTCGCGCTGCTGCTCACCCTCTCTGCGGGAGTGTTCGGCTTTGCCTACGTGCGCCGCTACCGAGGCGGCAAGGTCGCCCTCGAGGTGCAGACCGACCTGCGCAACGACATGCACGATCACCTGCAGACGCTCGATTTCGCGAGCCTCGACGCCCTGCCCACCGGCCAGCTCGTGTCGCGCGCGAACTCCGACACCACGCTCGTGCTCGGCCTGCTGAACATGATGCCCCTGATGAGCGGCAACGTCATTCTGATGGTGCTCTCGCTGGTGGTCATGTTCGTGCTGTCGTGGCCACTGGCGCTCGTGGCGCTTGTCGTGACTCCCCTGCTCGTCGTGATCTCGTATCGCCTTCGCGCCCGCATCTTTCCGGCGACGTGGGATGCCCAGCAGCGGGAAGGCGAGGTCGCCCAGATCGTCGACGAAGACGTCACCGGCGTGCGCGTCGTCAAGGCGTTCGGGCGCGAGACGCACGAGATCGACCGCATGGTCGGGGTGTCGACCGCCCTCTATGGTTCGCAGATGCGAGCCGTGCGCATCCAGTCGCGCTACCAGCCGCTGCTGCAGACCGTTCCGGTGCTGGCGCAGGTCGCCGTGCTCGCCTTCGGCGGTTGGCTGGCGCTCAACAACCAGCTCACGATCGGCACCTTTCTCGCCTTCTCGGCCTACCTGACCCAGCTGATGGGGCCGGCACGCATGCTGGCGGGCATCCTGACCATCGGCCAGCAGGCCCGCGTGGGCGTGGAGCGCATCTTCCAGCTGCTCGACCTCGAGCCCTCGATCATGGATGCTCCCGCCGCCGTCGACCTTCCGACACCGTTCACGGCGGCCTCGCCCGGGCCGTCAGGGCGCATCGACTTCGACCGGGTGAGCTTCGGCTACACCCCGGATGCGCTCGTGCTCGACGACGTGACCCTGCACATCGCACCGGGCGAGCGCGTGGCGCTGGTCGGCCCGAGCGGCAGCGGCAAATCGACGCTCGCCGCCCTCGTCTCGAGGTTCTACGACCCCACCGCGGGCACCGTGAGCGTCGAGGGCATCGACGTGACGGACCTGCATCTGAAGTCACTGCGCGGCAACGTCGGGGTGGTGTTCGAAGAGAGCTTCCTGTTCTCCGACTCCGTGCGGTCGAACATCGCCTTCGGTCGCCCGGCAGCGACAGATGACGAGGTGCGTGCCGCTGCAGAGATTGCCCAGGCGAGCGCGTTCATCGCACGGTTGCCAAGGGGCTTCGACACAGTCGTGGGCGAACGCGGTCTCAGCCTCTCCGGGGGGCAGCGCCAGCGTGTCGCGCTCGCCCGCGCCATCTTGTACGACCCCCGGATCCTGATTCTCGATGACGCGACCAGCGCCATCGACGCGCAAACGGAGGAGGCGATCCACGCGGGGCTGAAGGACGCCCTCGGTTCACGCACTGTGCTGCTGATCGCCCACCGCGAATCGACCCTCCACCTCGCCGACCGGATTGTCGTGCTCGAGAACGGCCGCATCAGTGACCAGGGCACTCACGACGAACTCCGCGAGCGTAGCGCTACCTATCGAGGGCTGCTGTCGAACCTTGACGAGCAGACACAGGCTGCAGCCCAGAGCGGCCGGATCGAAGTGCTGGCAGATCTCACCGCCGACGGCGATCTGGTTACTGGCCGCCAGGACGACGCCGACGCGGCAGCGAGCAGCGGCTCAGTTCCGCGACGACCTGAATCCCGATCCACTGCAGGGTCCTCCACCCCGGGAAACGCCGCCGCCGACGCGGGCGCGACCTTCCTCGCCCCGATGCCCGACCTCCTCGGCGCCGTGGCGAAGCTCGGCCCGGTTCGCGATGTGCCCGAGATCGACCTCGGGCGCGAGACGGTCGCCGACCCGAAATTCACCCTCGTGCGTCTGCTGAAGGAGTTCCGAAAGCCTCTGGCCGTGGGCCTGGTGCTCGTCGTTCTCGACGCCGTCGCCGGGCTACTCGGGCCGATTCTCGTGAAGACGGGCATCGACAGCGGCGTGCAGGCGGGTTCTGCCGCAGTGCTCTTCGGGGCATCCGCCCTGTATCTCATCGTCACTCTGGCCGACCTCTTCGACGTGATCGCCTCGACCTTCGTCACCGGCAGGATCGCCCAGCGCGTCATGCTGTCGCTGCGCATTCGCATCTGGTCGCAACTGCAGCGGTTGTCGCTCGACTATTACGAACGCGAGATGGCCGGCCGGGTCATGACGCGAATGACCACCGACGTCGACCAGTTCGAGTCGCTCATCCAGAACGGCCTGCTCTCGGCGCTCGTCTCTGTCGTCACCTTCGTGGGTGTGGGTGTCGCGCTGCTCACCGTGAACCTCGAACTGGGTCTCTGCACGCTCACCGTCGTCATTCCGCTGGCGATTGCGACGATGCTGTTCCGCAAGCGGTCGTCTACGCTCTACGACGTGTCGCGCGATCGCATCGCCGTGGTCAACGCCGACTTCCAGGAGAGCCTGTCTGGCGTGCGCGAGTCGCAGGCCTTTGTTCACGAGGCAGCGGCGGTCACGCGATTCCACGGTCTCGGCGCCCACTACCTCGAATCGCGGGTCAAGGCGCAGCGGCTCGTTGCTCTGTACTTTCCGTTCGTGCAGTTCCTGTCGGGGGTGGCCGACGCGATCGTTCTGGGTGTCGGCGCCGGCCTGATTGCCTCCGGCGACCTCACCTCAGGCGCACTCATCGCGTTCATCCTGTACATCGACATGTTCTTCTCCCCCATCCAGCAGCTCTCGCAGGTGTTCGATTCGTGGCAGCAGACCCGCGTCTCCGTGGGCAGGATCTCGCAACTCATGCAGCTCCAGACCCTCACTCCCACGGCAGCAGACGCCCTGGTGCCCGGCCGGCTCTCTGGAGCCCTCACCCTCACGAACGTACGATTCTCCTACCCGTCGACTGAACCCCTGCCGTCGGCGTCGAAAGCCACCAGGGGCCCATCGGATGCCCGGCTCGCCCTGAGCGACGACGCCTCGTTCATCGCCCCCCGCGAGGCGCTCCGGGGCATCACCCTCGACATCGCTGCCCGCGAGACCGTCGCCCTCGTCGGAGAGACAGGCGCCGGCAAATCCACGGTCATGAAACTCCTGGCGCGCTTCTATGATGTCGACAGCGGTGCGGTTCTGGCCGACGGTACCGACGTGCGCGCGCTCGATCTCGTCGCGTTTCGCAAACAGCTGGGCTACGTGCCACAGGAGGCATTCCTCTTCACGGGCACGGTTCGGGACAACATCGCGTTCGGTCGCCCCGGGGCGACTGACGACGAGGTGCATGCCGCGGCCACGGCCGTCGGGGCCGATGACTTCATCGCCGAGCTCTCTGGCGGGTACGACCATGCGCTCTCCGAACGGGGCCGATCGCTCTCTGCCGGCCAGCGCCAGCTGATCGCCCTCGCCAGGGCCCAGCTCGTCGACCCCGCCATTCTGCTGCTCGACGAGGCGACCTCGAATCTCGACCTGGCGACAGAGGCACGGGTCACGGCGGCAATGGACCGGGTCTCGCGCGGGCGAACCACCATCGTGATCGCCCACAGGCTGCAGACGGCCCGCGCGGCCGATCGCATAGCGGTGCTGCACGACGGTGGTATCGCCGAAGTGGGCACCCACGACGAACTCCTCGAACGGGGCGGCCGGTACGCGACGATGTGGAAGGCCTACCAGACCGTGGAGCAGCGCTAGGATTTCGGGTAGACATCACTCTCCTCACTCGTGTTGACTTCGCACTGAGCGACAGACCGAAACCCAACAGGCAGGATGCCATGACCGACCCCAGCCAGAACCCTCCGGGCGATCACCACCAGCCTCAGCCCGTGAACTACGGCACGACGCCGATCGCCTCCGTCGAGGGCCAGCCCGGGACGGCTCCGTACGCCGGCCAGAGCCAGTATGGCGAGCAGGGCCAGTATGCCGCCGCTCCCCCGGCGGCGTACGGTGCGGCTCGAACCAACGTGCTCGCGATCGTCGCTTTCGCGCTCTCGTTCGTCGTGCCGCTC contains:
- a CDS encoding DUF4386 domain-containing protein translates to MKNTRTIARTVGGLMLAAFLLYGIGSSVALAATNGVLMISGVIMMLLNSVAVIVIGILLVPILRPHAPAVAVVYLTARLFEGVFLAAGALFLLRGSAHMNFLAYSVAMAGLSIGSLVFCVALYRSRLVPRFLSVWGFVGYASFATGCILELSGVAGVGIISTVPGGLFELFFAVWLITRGFRSSVGFAAEARI
- a CDS encoding TetR/AcrR family transcriptional regulator C-terminal domain-containing protein; translation: MGSAETRKPVTRERAIRVAIELADAGGIESLSMRKLAAELGIEAMSLYYHVKSKDDILDGMLDVVYSEFSTPRAGDPWRPAMRTRAESTRTVLSRHPWAISMKARTSPGPATLGHLDSVIGCLTASGFSMTMTAHAMSVLDSYVQGFAQQEAALPLDPSGDISSATDDIMAQQVAMAEAFPHLADMAVRLILQPGYAYANEFDFGLTLILDGLESAHAAQGGT
- a CDS encoding winged helix-turn-helix transcriptional regulator, producing MAARDYGQYGGVSSALELVGERWALLIIRDLLVGPRRYGELAGGLARIPSNILAARLKELQAGGVIRRVPHSRVIVYELTPYGRELEPVILALGAWGFKAMGEPREAQIITPDSMTMDLRTAFQPLVAASLPPTAYAARLGTVELFIRVEGSDLDVVRGGGPADLAFAAGADIRRLISGELTPDRAITTGVVQVLGGRNELLDRFATTFHLAA
- a CDS encoding VOC family protein, which translates into the protein MPTMFVNLPVTDLERAKSFYTAVGFTINPLFSDHNAACVVVEEDHNYFMILTREYFQTFTDLPIGDPAVSPTVSTAIFLESRDAVDTAVANGVAAGGVEPKPASDYGFMYQRQLNDPDGNFLEFGWMDPVAAAQGPEAAMAQQD
- a CDS encoding SPFH domain-containing protein, with the translated sequence MDASLFTGIPLIPIIVIVVAVLVILAFSASRIKKVGINEALIIIGQKGGADQKSKPIRTPRFDDSGKPVLDENGSQVFDEVALDTKNQKVVIGQRAFIWPIVNETQRISLEQYQHGFSVQGPDVNYINTNVDVAIQFRVGGDPDSVRRAAQLFQSTQKNLANIIAAAIEGHVRSIIGELTFREITSDRARFKGLVVKSISADFAEQGIIIDTLNIKDVTTPGSNYLANLGAAETAKAQQEAAVAQSEAFRASEFARIESEERVAERDKALALKKASIKSETDRAQAEADASGQLAKANQDRLIAEQERQALAEQALVEQERLEISIRKPAEAAAYAKVQDANAQRDSANAATESEAFRRKTVAEANKSAAVLDAEASAATVTLAAEAQRSSANAVTEAEAYRRETIAEANKKAALLDAEATASSVTLTADADAAATNARGLAEAAITRAAGLAEAESIKAQAQAMESYGNAATSIEVIKRLPEIAQSIAGAFAGIDNFTVISKDGASAVGQQITDIASDVPALVKNLTGFDLTSVLAGMAGGAAASTVLKDDRPSSS
- a CDS encoding NfeD family protein, producing the protein MTPGVVFVVVGALGLVLMAIGLIFGGLLDLFDVTGGLLSLAPVGAALAIFGAVGVIMLGSGAEAQPAYVIGGAAGVLSLGIGAVFTRYFQRISSGSTVDYTLVGRTAIVTSDVDETGGEVHVEDSRESGRRLATSAEILTEGTRVRVIGHTGSSLRVAPYVVITESSSSKESS
- a CDS encoding ABC transporter ATP-binding protein, giving the protein MTDRSPAPAESGWIRRLWQYLLRHRRSLYLSLGAALLGSACQVVIPLVARQIVDNVILVPDAPLLPWLALLLTLSAGVFGFAYVRRYRGGKVALEVQTDLRNDMHDHLQTLDFASLDALPTGQLVSRANSDTTLVLGLLNMMPLMSGNVILMVLSLVVMFVLSWPLALVALVVTPLLVVISYRLRARIFPATWDAQQREGEVAQIVDEDVTGVRVVKAFGRETHEIDRMVGVSTALYGSQMRAVRIQSRYQPLLQTVPVLAQVAVLAFGGWLALNNQLTIGTFLAFSAYLTQLMGPARMLAGILTIGQQARVGVERIFQLLDLEPSIMDAPAAVDLPTPFTAASPGPSGRIDFDRVSFGYTPDALVLDDVTLHIAPGERVALVGPSGSGKSTLAALVSRFYDPTAGTVSVEGIDVTDLHLKSLRGNVGVVFEESFLFSDSVRSNIAFGRPAATDDEVRAAAEIAQASAFIARLPRGFDTVVGERGLSLSGGQRQRVALARAILYDPRILILDDATSAIDAQTEEAIHAGLKDALGSRTVLLIAHRESTLHLADRIVVLENGRISDQGTHDELRERSATYRGLLSNLDEQTQAAAQSGRIEVLADLTADGDLVTGRQDDADAAASSGSVPRRPESRSTAGSSTPGNAAADAGATFLAPMPDLLGAVAKLGPVRDVPEIDLGRETVADPKFTLVRLLKEFRKPLAVGLVLVVLDAVAGLLGPILVKTGIDSGVQAGSAAVLFGASALYLIVTLADLFDVIASTFVTGRIAQRVMLSLRIRIWSQLQRLSLDYYEREMAGRVMTRMTTDVDQFESLIQNGLLSALVSVVTFVGVGVALLTVNLELGLCTLTVVIPLAIATMLFRKRSSTLYDVSRDRIAVVNADFQESLSGVRESQAFVHEAAAVTRFHGLGAHYLESRVKAQRLVALYFPFVQFLSGVADAIVLGVGAGLIASGDLTSGALIAFILYIDMFFSPIQQLSQVFDSWQQTRVSVGRISQLMQLQTLTPTAADALVPGRLSGALTLTNVRFSYPSTEPLPSASKATRGPSDARLALSDDASFIAPREALRGITLDIAARETVALVGETGAGKSTVMKLLARFYDVDSGAVLADGTDVRALDLVAFRKQLGYVPQEAFLFTGTVRDNIAFGRPGATDDEVHAAATAVGADDFIAELSGGYDHALSERGRSLSAGQRQLIALARAQLVDPAILLLDEATSNLDLATEARVTAAMDRVSRGRTTIVIAHRLQTARAADRIAVLHDGGIAEVGTHDELLERGGRYATMWKAYQTVEQR
- a CDS encoding DUF4190 domain-containing protein codes for the protein MTDPSQNPPGDHHQPQPVNYGTTPIASVEGQPGTAPYAGQSQYGEQGQYAAAPPAAYGAARTNVLAIVAFALSFVVPLAAIVTGHIALGQIKRTGEQGHGFALAGTIIGYALTGLALIMVIAYVAFFIVLIAVAATNGQYSTGRYATY